TTTTTAAAGTAACAGTTTTAATATAGTTTGAAGACATTCCAAGTTGTTGGTTCTGACAGAGTTAAAACTCACTGGAGCAAACAGagttataaaaaacaacacacaaacagatACCCACGGTAAAATTAATTTGTACTCTGAAGAGAGTTCCTTCTGCTCATACTTACGTGCGTGTGCAAGACTTAGTGCCCACAGTCGCAGGTAGGAAGCAGTGTTTGAGATGCAGCCAAGGCAGTATTCAATAGTGTGAATAGCTTGATGCATTAACACATCTCCAAAATCAAActagggaaaaaataaataaataaaatacatgttatttatagGCACAACTTTTTTCATCCgttaaaaatcaaaaacacctTTAGCAACGTATTGCTCGGTTTGGCTCAAAtctgcattaaataaaatactctaCTACTTGTCtattacaaaccaaaaaaaacttctGTTAAATTCTGCAGCTCTCAGCAAGTTTACCTCCTCTGGTTGTGTGTCTCTGCTTGCTCCATGGTCTGTGTAGCTGACGCCTTCCTCCAGATCTTCAGCCCTCAGAAGAGACAGCTCCTCTTCACTTCCTCGCCGCACCAACTCGTAACCGTTCTgcaattagaaacaaaaaagttctGCTAAACAAAAACGACAATCAGCAACGACGTGCTGTCTGTCAGCTCTGATCGAATGAAAATTTAGGTACTATAGTGATGAACTTTTAGCCAGTACCAACTGATGGATTATTAGACTTTAGCTAATAAAAGGTATCAGTGATGATTTTTTCCTATCGATTAACATAATGTAAATAGTacggctgtcaattaatcactgTTAACCTCTGCGATTAACGCACTGATTTTTTTTGGAGAGTCATTGATGTTCACACACGTTAAtcacactcctgtcttgtccctcttagcataccataaTTCATTTCCTGCGGCACCATTTTAATGCACTCCactgcatgccaggattgaatgaatGTCGTCATCGTTTGAGTATAAAATTAGTCACGGAaccacattatgtagcaaagcactcaaacatAAGGACTTGTGAATTGGAAGGTTTTTTTctggttcattggatagaaagacaGTTACTTGTACCTGCTATCAAaatgagttccagtatcacagaagtgcatctagtctgctgtaccacctgcgtgctaaacatgctttcacttctcaaaatacactttaaaagtAGTTCTTCTGCTtgacaacaatacaacaacaaatgaaacccgtaagtttattattattagttattattagttattagtaTATATTAGTACTATTATTATCAGAAACAAATGAGatggatgtagtaattgtatcaattaaaaccaatattaattttgttaaatCTCAAGATTAAATtgcgattcatttttttttttttaattgcttgacagccctagTAAATAGTGAATTATACTTACTCTATACATCCCAAGGCTCTTGCCTCCATTGTGGAGCCAATACAGGTAAAGTGGTTTGCCCAGCAGCAAAACAGGCACAGAGAGCAATGCTACCACTACAAGAAATACTTGTAACCCTGTCTGTAAACAAAATCACCAAGGTACGTCAGTAACATGCATAAGCCACCATCAAGTACATCATTATAAACAGCACTAAAGGGTTCAATACAATGACAAAGTTAGTCATGATGACCAGACAACAAGGTGTGTCTAATTTAACTATGCAGTCTTAAATCACCGAAATGCACAAACATTAAATGGCTCAGCAAATCATCGTTAACTGCCGTGACCTACATTCACAGCATGTGGAAGAAATGACTTGCAATTTTGTTCAgcatttatgatttatttttttttgtcattacatATTTATGCACACTTTTCCTAAGAACTTGAACAATGGAAATCAGTAAGAACAATGAAAGAATACGGACCTGACCAGGATAAAGTGGCTGAAAGCCTTCAGTCCCTTGAAAAAAGAACATGTTAATGAAGTGAATGAGGATGCTTGGAGCCACACTGGAATTCTCTGCCGAATATGCCAACCATTTATAAACCACCATAAACACCAGGTACCCAAAAAGGCACAGCAAGAAGAGGATCTCGGGCAGAAATACCAGGTAGATGTTAAACTTCTTTCTGAAGTGCCTGTTTAAAGATGTGAAGAGAAATAAAACGTTAACAAAAAGTTGCAAGCAGTCATACTGAACAAACAGCTAGGTTATATTTTAAACCTTCAAATCACATTTATTcctacaccaaaatgcaattggcttatgtttgtttactgcattctttCATGCTGTTTCCTTTTGAACCGGAAACAGACCTCTACCTGTCAGTGTGGCTCATTCCCTTGGCACAGGAGCTTTGCCATGCTAGATTTAAAGGCTCTTGTATAGCTCAAGAGgtaaacattttacaggaaacccaACTTAAAGCTAATTTTTAACAATTCGACATTGTgctataataatacatttcatgtGAACTCACATGTGGTTGAAGATGCCCAGGATGACTCCGAAGGTCATGTGAACAATTCCCAGGATGactgacattttcattttataggAATTCAAGAAATTGAGTTTATTGTTGGCCAGGTTCCACATCTAATAACCCAAAACAGACATAACCTTGATAAGCATCTCTTAATAAGAGGACAAAAAAATCCTATAGCATgcagttaaaataacattaacatcataataataataataataataataataatataaaactccAACACAAAATTTGAACAACTGATTTGACACCACAGTTATTTCACACAATACACATTTAATAATGCAGCGTAGAACTAACAATACAATActgaatacagtaatacaaacacCCACCGGATCAATGCCGAATGGATATGGTCCATTGAACACACCAGTTACATTTGGGTCAAGGGTTAAATAACGATTTGTTCCAAGATGTTCCAACCtattaacaaaaatatgtaaaaaaatatatata
The genomic region above belongs to Polyodon spathula isolate WHYD16114869_AA unplaced genomic scaffold, ASM1765450v1 scaffolds_1054, whole genome shotgun sequence and contains:
- the LOC121309235 gene encoding V-type proton ATPase 116 kDa subunit a2-like; protein product: MWNLANNKLNFLNSYKMKMSVILGIVHMTFGVILGIFNHMHFRKKFNIYLVFLPEILFLLCLFGYLVFMVVYKWLAYSAENSSVAPSILIHFINMFFFQGTEGFQPLYPGQTGLQVFLVVVALLSVPVLLLGKPLYLYWLHNGGKSLGMYRNGYELVRRGSEEELSLLRAEDLEEGVSYTDHGASRDTQPEEFDFGDVLMHQAIHTIEYCLGCISNTASYLRLWALSLAHAQLSEVLWEMVMRVGLRVDTMFGIVLLVPVFGLFAVLTVAILLVMEGLSAFLHALRLHWVEFQNKFYTGAGIKFIPFSFKLLSQSFEQDGVL